A genomic window from Glycine max cultivar Williams 82 chromosome 17, Glycine_max_v4.0, whole genome shotgun sequence includes:
- the LOC100526957 gene encoding probable glycosyltransferase At3g07620: MGLEFLSLFQLETKRLLWLIGITFAVILTFQYLEFPYGTVLLSLFSAEKIPTPGSSTFKASDAPSISELVNNVTLFNPANSTGDHAFEIANKTKSGENDTIPRIGLVLEPGSTPNNSLGLDGSDQSSKTKSINRSENVAETPQGGDPGPISFNNTIDLSFSANQFQEDNISSTEQKSGSQYASSTNVSTNIVTAVLSNDSSISLFQKDNTTNSIKEESIRSSQNDAKVSVPNEKKDSHTPIPEVTTVSEMNKLLLQSHNSYRSMRPSWFSAVDQELLQARSEIENAPIVKKDPNFYAHIYHNVSMFKRSYELMEQTLKVYVYREGARPIMHSPFFTGLYASEGWFMKQMEANKRFLTRDPNKAHLFYLPFSSRMLEETLYVQNSHNHKNLVQYLHNYVEMIAGKYTFWNRTGGADHFLVGCHDWAPGETKVDMANCIRSLCNADVKEGFVFGKDASLPETYVRDAKIPTKDLSGNSASKRTTLAFFAGSMHGYVRPILLQHWENKDPDMKIFGRLPKSKGNRNYIQYMKSSKYCICAKGYEVNSPRVVEAIFYECVPVIISDNFVPPFLEVLNWESFAVIVLEKDIPNLKNILLSIPEKQYLRLQMRVKKVQQHFLWHKNPVKYDIFHMILHSVWYNRVFSAPAR; the protein is encoded by the exons ATGGGTTTAGAATTTTTATCCTTGTTTCAGCTGGAAACAAAGAGATTGCTATGGCTTATTGGCATTACATTTGCAGTGATCTTAACTTTCCAGTACCTCGAGTTTCCATATGGAACTGTTCTACTCTCTCTATTCTCTGCTGAGAAGATACCAACACCAGGAAGTAGTACATTCAAGGCTTCAGATGCACCGTCTATTTCCGAATTGGTTAACAATGTTACGCTTTTCAATCCAGCAAACTCTACTGGTGACCATGCCTTTGAGATAGCTAATAAAACAAAGTCTGGGGAAAATGACACCATTCCAAGAATTGGCTTGGTCTTGGAACCAGGAAGCACACCAAACAACTCTCTAGGATTAGATGGCTCTGACCAAAGTTCCAAAACGAAAAGTATTAATAGATCAGAAAATGTAGCTGAAACACCGCAGGGAGGAGATCCTGGACCAATCAGTTTTAACAATACTATTGATTTGAGTTTCTCTGCAAACCAGTTCCAAGAAGACAACATTTCATCAACTGAACAGAAATCTGGAAGTCAATATGCTTCTTCGACAAATGTGAGCACAAACATTGTAACTGCAGTGTTATCAAATGATTCCTCCATATCTTTATTTCAGAAAGACAACACAACTAACTCCATAAAGGAAGAGAGTATTAGGTCATCACAAAATGATGCCAAGGTAAGTGTGCCTAATGAGAAGAAAGATTCCCATACACCAATTCCAGAAGTTACAACAGTATCTGAAATGAACAAGTTATTACTTCAAAGCCATAATTCATATCGTTCTATG agACCAAGCTGGTTTTCAGCTGTTGATCAAGAGCTACTACAGGCCAGATCAGAGATTGAAAATGCACCAATTGTAAAGAAGGATCCAAATTTTTATGCTCACATTTATCATAATGTTTCCATGTTCAAGAG GAGCTATGAATTAATGGAACAGACTCTCAAAGTGTATGTATACAGAGAAGGAGCTAGACCAATAATGCACTCCCCATTTTTCACAGGACTTTATGCTTCTGAAGGATGGTTTATGAAGCAAATGGAAGCTAATAAGAGATTTCTAACTAGAGACCCAAACAAGGCCCACTTGTTTTACTTACCTTTTAGTTCTCGAATGCTAGAGGAAACATTGTATGTGCAGAATTCACATAATCATAAGAACCTGGTTCAGTATCTGCATAACTATGTTGAAATGATTGCAGGGAAATATACTTTCTGGAACAGAACTGGAGGCGCTGATCATTTTCTTGTTGGTTGCCATGATTGG GCCCCTGGAGAAACTAAGGTTGACATGGCTAATTGCATACGATCCCTTTGTAATGCTGATGTGAAAgaaggatttgtttttgggaagGATGCATCTCTTCCCGAGACGTATGTCCGCGATGCTAAGATCCCCACTAAGGATCTCAGCGGGAATTCAGCTTCGAAGAGGACAACGCTTGCATTTTTTGCAGGGAGCATGCATGGTTATGTGAGGCCAATTTTGTTGCAGCACTGGGAAAACAAAGACCCTGACATGAAAATCTTTGGGAGATTGCCAAAGTCCAAGGGCAACAGGAACTACATCCAATACATGAAGAGCAGCAAGTACTGCATTTGTGCCAAAGGCTATGAAGTGAACAGTCCAAGAGTGGTGGAAGCCATTTTCTACGAATGTGTTCCGGTTATAATATCCGACAATTTTGTGCCTCCCTTTCTCGAGGTTCTGAATTGGGAATCCTTTGCGGTTATTGTTCTGGAGAAGGACATTCCTAACCTGAAAAATATACTCCTTTCCATCCCAGAAAAGCAGTATCTTCGGTTGCAGATGAGGGTAAAAAAGGTGCAGCAGCATTTCCTTTGGCACAAGAACCCTGTCAAGTATGACATATTTCATATGATACTTCATTCTGTTTGGTACAACAGGGTCTTCTCTGCACCAGCTAGGTGA